In Planococcus versutus, the DNA window GATAGTTGCGGGCTGACATCAAACCATTAACTAGATTTCATTTTACTTCTACAGTCCAACCAAGTGTATCTTCAATTTTTCCTGTTTGAATGCCTGTGATGGTATCATAAATTTTTTGTGATAATTCACCAATTTCATGGTTGTTTACAATCATTTTTTTGCCTTTCCAGTTTAGTTCTCCTACCGGGGAAATAACGGCTGCTGTTCCTGTACCAAAGACCTCTTCAACATGACCCGCATCATATGCTTCGTAAAGTTCATCAATGGACATACGTTTTTCTGTTACTTTAATTCCCCACGTATCAAGCAGTTCAATGATTGACATACGCGTAATCCCTTTTAAAATACTACCGTTCAATTCCGGTGTGATGACTTCTCCGTTGATTTTGAAGAAGATGTTCATACTGCCAACTTCTTCGATGTACTTTTTCTCAACACCATCTAACCAAAGAACATCTGCATTTCCTTCTTTTTTAGCATTAGCTTGTGCTTGATAACCAGAAGAATAGTTTCCAGCTGTTTTGGCCATACCTGTTCCACCTTTTACGGCTCGCGTGAATTTATCTTCTACATGAATAACAACAGGCTGTAGACCTCCCGGGAAATAAGAACCCACTGGCGACAAAATTACCATGTATTTGTAAGTTTGAGAGGGTCCGACTGCAAGGTTTGCATCTGTCGAAATGATATAAGGACGAATATAAAGAGACGTTCCAGGTGTTTTCGGCACCCAATCCTTTTCTAATTTAATCAATGCGGTTAAATGTTCTAGTGCTAATTTTTCGTCTAGTGCGGGAATGCTTAGCCGTTCACTAGAAAGATTTAAGCGCTCAAAGTTCTTTTCAGGTCGAAATAACAAAACACGTCCGTCTTCAGTATGGTAGGCTTTCATGCCTTCAAAAACGGTTTGTCCATAATGGAAAATCATCGCTGCAGGATCTAAGCTAATCGGTCCATAAGGAACAATTTTTGGATCATACCAGCCCTTTTCAGTTTCATATTCAAGAACATACATATGATCTGTGAATGTAGTTCCAAATGGCACTTGATCTTTCACTGGTTTTTCTTTTTTGTTGGTGTTTTCAACAACTTGTAGCTGGTATGTATTCATCATCAGGACTCCTTTTTTATAAATATGATTTAAATTATCAGTTATTTGAATAATTATACACGTTATTTTCTTTTTTAAAAGCTCTTCTCTCTATAATTCATAAATCATGATAAAAGACCTGTTCTTTTCCATAAAAAAGAGATCATTCAGCGAATGACCTCAACAAAATGAGCAAGAATTTCGGCAGTTAAGCCCCAAATAACCTTGTCACCATAAATATAAAAATGTTCATCGACTTGTCGTGTACGCCAATTGTAATTCTCTCCGCCTACGATTAAATCATAAGGAAAGCTTTCTTCTGGTTGGATATCAAAATTAATGCGATAAATTTTTGGATCTTTTTCCATAAAGAACGATAACGGCACTGTAAAAATATGATCAACTTCTGGCGGATTGGGATTGAATGCCGTTTTTGAATCAATGACACCAGCAAATGGATAAACGATCATTCCAAAAGGCGAGACAATATAATCCAATGGGAAAATATCCGAAATAGCATTTCTTTCTATTCCTAGTTCTTCTATGGTTTCTCGAACTGCAGCATCTTCTTTTGTTTTGTCTTGAAAATCAATTTTTCCTCCAGGAAAACAAATTTCTCCTGGTTGGTTTCTGAGATCATATGAACGAACTTCAAAGAGGACATGGACTTCTCCATTCCTTTCGATAAGAGGCAAAAGAATTGCGTATTTTGAAAAATCTTTATTTCCCATTACTTCAGGAACTCGATTCCCCATTTTTTCAAGCATCTGTTTGGGATCCATATCAACACCTCTTCTCTTTTATCCATTTTATCAAACTTAGAGAAATAAGTCCTTTGAAGCACTACATTGTCAAAATTTCTCGTATGTCTTCTTGCGTCATTGCTTTTAATGGCTCTTCTCCTGAAAGAATAACGTCGTCAATTAAGTTTTTCTTTT includes these proteins:
- a CDS encoding branched-chain amino acid aminotransferase, which translates into the protein MNTYQLQVVENTNKKEKPVKDQVPFGTTFTDHMYVLEYETEKGWYDPKIVPYGPISLDPAAMIFHYGQTVFEGMKAYHTEDGRVLLFRPEKNFERLNLSSERLSIPALDEKLALEHLTALIKLEKDWVPKTPGTSLYIRPYIISTDANLAVGPSQTYKYMVILSPVGSYFPGGLQPVVIHVEDKFTRAVKGGTGMAKTAGNYSSGYQAQANAKKEGNADVLWLDGVEKKYIEEVGSMNIFFKINGEVITPELNGSILKGITRMSIIELLDTWGIKVTEKRMSIDELYEAYDAGHVEEVFGTGTAAVISPVGELNWKGKKMIVNNHEIGELSQKIYDTITGIQTGKIEDTLGWTVEVK
- a CDS encoding NUDIX hydrolase — its product is MDPKQMLEKMGNRVPEVMGNKDFSKYAILLPLIERNGEVHVLFEVRSYDLRNQPGEICFPGGKIDFQDKTKEDAAVRETIEELGIERNAISDIFPLDYIVSPFGMIVYPFAGVIDSKTAFNPNPPEVDHIFTVPLSFFMEKDPKIYRINFDIQPEESFPYDLIVGGENYNWRTRQVDEHFYIYGDKVIWGLTAEILAHFVEVIR